A part of Maridesulfovibrio hydrothermalis AM13 = DSM 14728 genomic DNA contains:
- a CDS encoding tetrathionate reductase family octaheme c-type cytochrome, producing MRFMLKPVLLLMTFAFLSGPAFAAGDTAPGREMARQATKGKELWITADHSKFAVLNQQFKSGPEVTKACLTCHTEAGHQFHKTIHWTWLDPKADKELKVGKGGLVLNNFCINIQSNEPRCTSCHAGYGWKNKDFDFKSQEDIDCLVCHEQTGTYKKFPSGAGNPPPPPGKKFGGKFIKSPEWNKVAQSVSRPTRQNCGTCHFFGGGGDGVKHGDLDSSLFKPGKNLDVHMGLDGQNFTCVRCHTTVNHDIAGRIYSTPAATSRKSLLEDDLGAKIMCESCHSAEPHKTELGMKLNDHTDKVACQSCHIPTFARVNPTKMWWDWSKAGKLKNGKPYTVKDDWGKPTYMSKKGDMRWEKNVVPEYYWFNGTIDTITANTVIDPTSTVRVSMPVGNINDKNSRIMPFKVHHGMTPYDKVNKKMVIPHLYGKDKTALWKGFDWTKAVTAGMAYAGLPFSGEVGFVKTEYVFPTTHMVAPKDKAVACEECHSKQGRLEKLNCLYLPGRDSSAVVDAGGWFIVIASAVGVILHALGRFFMKGRKED from the coding sequence ATGAGATTCATGCTGAAACCTGTATTGCTGCTAATGACGTTTGCCTTTCTAAGCGGCCCCGCATTTGCTGCCGGGGATACTGCGCCGGGAAGGGAGATGGCACGTCAGGCTACAAAAGGTAAGGAGCTTTGGATTACTGCCGATCATTCTAAATTTGCTGTGCTGAATCAGCAGTTCAAGAGCGGTCCGGAAGTAACGAAAGCATGCCTGACCTGTCACACCGAAGCCGGACACCAGTTTCATAAGACCATTCACTGGACCTGGCTTGATCCCAAGGCGGATAAAGAGCTTAAGGTTGGTAAGGGAGGGTTGGTCCTCAATAATTTCTGTATCAACATTCAGTCCAATGAACCCCGCTGTACATCCTGTCACGCAGGTTACGGCTGGAAGAATAAGGATTTTGATTTCAAGTCACAGGAAGATATTGATTGTCTGGTTTGTCATGAGCAGACCGGAACTTACAAAAAGTTTCCATCCGGAGCAGGTAATCCGCCTCCGCCTCCGGGCAAGAAGTTTGGTGGTAAGTTTATAAAATCACCTGAATGGAACAAGGTTGCCCAGTCTGTGAGCCGTCCTACACGCCAAAATTGCGGAACCTGCCATTTCTTCGGTGGCGGGGGTGACGGTGTAAAACATGGTGATCTTGATTCATCACTGTTCAAGCCGGGTAAGAATCTTGATGTTCACATGGGGCTTGATGGACAGAATTTTACCTGTGTCCGCTGCCATACCACAGTGAACCACGATATTGCCGGACGTATTTATTCAACTCCTGCGGCAACCAGCCGTAAGTCTCTTCTTGAAGATGACCTCGGGGCTAAAATTATGTGTGAATCCTGTCACAGCGCAGAGCCGCATAAGACTGAACTCGGCATGAAACTTAATGATCATACCGATAAGGTTGCCTGTCAGAGCTGCCATATTCCCACTTTTGCTCGTGTAAATCCGACAAAGATGTGGTGGGACTGGTCCAAGGCTGGAAAGCTGAAGAACGGCAAGCCCTATACAGTTAAGGATGATTGGGGAAAGCCTACCTATATGTCCAAGAAGGGTGACATGCGCTGGGAAAAGAACGTTGTACCTGAATACTACTGGTTTAACGGAACTATTGATACAATCACAGCTAACACTGTAATTGATCCTACCTCTACTGTACGCGTGTCCATGCCTGTCGGAAATATCAACGATAAGAATTCACGCATCATGCCTTTTAAAGTACATCACGGCATGACTCCTTATGATAAAGTTAACAAGAAGATGGTTATCCCTCATCTATATGGTAAGGACAAGACAGCACTCTGGAAGGGATTTGACTGGACGAAGGCGGTCACAGCCGGGATGGCTTATGCAGGGCTTCCTTTCAGCGGCGAAGTAGGTTTTGTGAAAACGGAATATGTCTTCCCGACCACGCATATGGTTGCACCCAAGGATAAAGCTGTAGCTTGTGAAGAGTGCCACAGCAAGCAGGGACGTCTTGAAAAGTTGAATTGCTTATACCTGCCCGGACGTGATTCCTCTGCTGTTGTTGATGCCGGTGGCTGGTTTATTGTAATTGCTTCTGCTGTGGGTGTTATCCTGCATGCTCTTGGGCGGTTTTTTATGAAGGGACGCAAGGAGGACTAG
- a CDS encoding 4Fe-4S dicluster domain-containing protein has translation MTTKKNGISRRNFLKGLGAGSAAVLLPVTAGAGDFDSSTELCTLLDLSKCTGCGECVAGCNEVNQVKYPAPEKPYPKMYPTSRVKVADWSDRQDVDDRLTPYNWLYIQTAEVDYNGEFHEINIPRRCLHCRNAPCANLCPWGAAARQKNGIVRIFDNVCLGGAKCKAVCPWHIPQRQTGVGLYLRLMPKFAGNGVMYKCDRCYNRIADGELPACIEVCPEGVQSIGPRSEIVAKAHELADKNNWFIYGENENGGTNTIYVSPVPFDLLNEAVEKGPGRPGLAPVADSMADEEKLAYAVGVAPFAGIVAGLIKAGNYFSSSLSADAKEKNDE, from the coding sequence ATGACAACTAAAAAGAACGGAATATCCAGACGGAATTTTTTAAAGGGACTGGGCGCAGGAAGTGCCGCAGTTCTTTTGCCCGTAACAGCTGGAGCAGGTGATTTTGACAGCAGCACAGAGCTGTGCACTTTGCTTGATTTATCAAAATGCACTGGGTGCGGTGAATGTGTGGCAGGATGCAATGAAGTTAATCAGGTCAAGTATCCCGCTCCTGAAAAACCTTATCCTAAAATGTATCCCACCTCCCGCGTGAAGGTTGCGGATTGGTCGGACAGGCAGGACGTTGATGACCGGCTGACCCCTTACAACTGGCTTTACATCCAGACCGCGGAAGTTGACTATAATGGTGAGTTTCATGAAATAAACATTCCGCGCCGCTGTCTGCATTGCCGGAATGCCCCTTGTGCCAATCTTTGCCCGTGGGGTGCGGCGGCAAGGCAGAAGAACGGCATTGTGCGTATTTTTGATAATGTCTGTCTTGGCGGAGCCAAGTGCAAGGCCGTCTGTCCTTGGCACATTCCGCAGCGTCAGACGGGGGTAGGCCTCTATCTGCGGCTTATGCCGAAGTTTGCAGGTAACGGTGTCATGTACAAGTGTGACCGCTGCTATAACCGTATAGCAGACGGGGAACTGCCTGCCTGCATAGAAGTATGTCCGGAAGGTGTACAGTCTATCGGTCCGCGTAGTGAAATTGTTGCCAAAGCTCATGAACTTGCCGACAAGAACAATTGGTTCATCTACGGTGAAAACGAAAATGGCGGAACCAACACCATTTATGTTTCCCCTGTTCCTTTTGATCTTTTGAATGAAGCTGTTGAAAAGGGGCCGGGCAGACCCGGACTTGCACCTGTTGCAGATTCTATGGCTGATGAGGAGAAACTTGCCTACGCAGTGGGAGTTGCACCGTTTGCCGGAATCGTTGCCGGACTTATCAAGGCAGGAAATTATTTTTCGTCCTCGCTTTCAGCTGATGCAAAGGAGAAGAACGATGAATAA
- a CDS encoding cytochrome b/b6 domain-containing protein: MTEQNMKKIYLYSRFERFWHWTQAVMIMLLMVTGLEVHGVITLFGFEKAVDLHNTLAISWLILFVFIIFWLITTGEWKQYIPTSKKLIAVAMYYASGIFKGDPHPVRKSADAKHNPLQRMVYLGLSTILLPLQMVTGLLYWTYNDWAAYGLDFISLNAVATVHMACAYGLLAFLIVHVYMTTTGHTVTAHIAAMFSGWEEVPEDYKAEEWEIHDKS; the protein is encoded by the coding sequence ATGACTGAACAAAATATGAAAAAGATCTATCTCTACTCCCGCTTCGAGCGTTTCTGGCACTGGACTCAGGCCGTAATGATCATGCTGCTCATGGTCACCGGTTTGGAAGTGCATGGAGTCATTACTTTATTCGGTTTTGAAAAAGCCGTTGATCTGCATAATACTCTGGCAATAAGCTGGTTGATACTCTTTGTATTTATCATCTTCTGGTTGATCACTACCGGAGAATGGAAGCAGTATATCCCCACATCAAAGAAACTTATTGCCGTGGCAATGTATTATGCTTCCGGTATATTCAAAGGCGACCCTCATCCTGTGCGCAAGAGCGCGGATGCCAAGCATAACCCTTTGCAGCGCATGGTCTATCTCGGGCTGTCTACCATCCTTCTGCCATTGCAGATGGTTACCGGGCTGCTCTACTGGACTTATAATGACTGGGCTGCATACGGGCTTGATTTTATCAGCCTGAATGCTGTGGCTACTGTCCATATGGCCTGCGCCTACGGACTGCTTGCGTTTTTGATTGTGCATGTTTACATGACCACAACCGGTCACACTGTAACCGCCCACATCGCCGCCATGTTCAGTGGCTGGGAAGAAGTTCCCGAAGACTACAAGGCAGAAGAGTGGGAAATTCACGATAAGAGCTGA
- a CDS encoding molybdopterin biosynthesis protein gives MSDRNIYLKTIPVPEAVATAIEALDRETLIKPEIIPVHEALGRVTAEAVNARCSSPTYHSAAMDGYAVKSDTTFTAREGRPISLSKNGGCIAVNTGNPLPDDMDAIIMIENVVDADSSISIEAPAFPWQHVRRIGEDIVATEMLLPRNHTISAFDLGALLSAGIYDIKVYEKVRMTFIPTGDEVLPFIDRPTPRPGEVIESNSQVFKGLAAGLDIEFTATAPVHDREELLIGAVKTALEKSHIVVIGAGSSAGSKDFTRKVIDELGTLLVHGIAIMPGKPTVLGTAEGKLLVGAPGYPVSAVVCFEDVLTPIISWLSGKHKPVRDVVKAKLARRTPSKPGMEEIVRLAVGQVGDGYIGVPLSRGAGMITTLTKAQGFARIPAVSEGVEMGEKVEVELFSSRQDLDKVLMHVGSHDNTLDTLGDLLMGSETPLRLVSTHAGSMGGLTALKNNMALFAGAHLFDPETNDFNFPFLEKYLPGMEVTVINLAIRHQGFIVPKGNPQNISGIESLGSGDINFINRQRGAGTRILFDYQMNKAGLKPAEIMGYEREEYTHMAVAANVLTGAADCGLGIFAAAKALGLDFVPLAHERYDLVIPSVYLSDSRIITLLDLIRSDEVKNTINNLGGYETPLTGQKMKPGMGLG, from the coding sequence ATGAGTGACCGCAATATCTATTTGAAAACCATCCCTGTTCCTGAAGCAGTTGCAACAGCCATTGAAGCTCTTGACCGCGAAACGCTCATCAAGCCGGAAATCATACCGGTACACGAAGCTCTCGGCAGAGTGACCGCCGAGGCAGTCAATGCCCGCTGTTCATCTCCAACTTACCATTCCGCAGCAATGGACGGCTATGCAGTAAAAAGCGACACAACTTTCACTGCCCGCGAAGGCCGTCCTATAAGCCTGTCTAAAAACGGAGGCTGCATCGCCGTTAACACCGGCAACCCCCTGCCGGATGATATGGATGCAATCATTATGATCGAAAATGTTGTGGACGCAGACAGCTCAATCAGCATTGAAGCCCCTGCTTTTCCTTGGCAGCATGTACGCCGCATCGGGGAGGATATTGTTGCCACCGAAATGCTTCTGCCCCGCAACCACACAATTTCCGCATTTGATCTTGGCGCGCTGCTTTCCGCCGGAATTTACGATATCAAGGTCTATGAAAAGGTTCGTATGACCTTCATTCCAACCGGAGACGAAGTGCTGCCCTTCATTGACCGCCCGACTCCCAGACCGGGTGAAGTCATCGAATCCAACTCGCAGGTCTTCAAAGGACTTGCCGCGGGACTGGATATTGAATTTACTGCAACAGCTCCGGTGCATGACCGCGAAGAACTGCTTATCGGCGCAGTCAAAACCGCCCTTGAGAAATCCCATATCGTGGTAATCGGAGCCGGATCATCAGCCGGAAGCAAAGATTTCACCCGTAAGGTTATTGATGAGCTGGGAACACTTCTTGTGCACGGTATTGCTATCATGCCCGGCAAACCCACAGTGCTGGGTACGGCAGAAGGCAAGCTTCTGGTCGGTGCGCCCGGTTATCCGGTCAGCGCGGTGGTTTGCTTTGAAGACGTGCTAACTCCTATCATTTCATGGCTTTCAGGCAAACACAAACCTGTACGTGATGTGGTCAAAGCCAAACTGGCCCGCCGCACTCCGTCCAAACCCGGTATGGAGGAGATTGTCCGCCTTGCAGTAGGGCAGGTCGGGGACGGCTATATAGGAGTTCCCCTTTCACGCGGCGCAGGGATGATAACGACCCTGACCAAAGCTCAGGGTTTTGCCCGTATCCCCGCCGTCAGCGAAGGAGTCGAAATGGGCGAGAAAGTGGAGGTAGAACTATTTTCCAGCCGTCAGGATCTGGATAAAGTACTCATGCATGTCGGCAGCCATGACAACACTCTGGACACCCTCGGAGATCTGCTCATGGGAAGCGAGACTCCGCTGCGCCTTGTCTCGACTCATGCAGGATCAATGGGCGGTCTCACAGCTCTTAAAAATAATATGGCCCTTTTTGCCGGAGCGCACCTTTTTGATCCCGAAACAAACGATTTCAATTTCCCGTTCCTTGAAAAATATCTGCCCGGCATGGAAGTTACTGTAATCAACCTTGCCATCCGCCACCAGGGTTTTATCGTTCCCAAAGGCAACCCGCAAAATATCAGCGGCATTGAGTCTCTCGGCAGCGGTGATATTAACTTCATCAACAGACAGCGCGGAGCCGGAACAAGAATTCTTTTCGATTATCAGATGAACAAAGCCGGACTCAAACCGGCCGAGATCATGGGGTACGAACGCGAGGAATATACTCACATGGCAGTAGCTGCCAATGTACTCACCGGTGCTGCTGATTGCGGACTCGGCATTTTTGCCGCAGCCAAAGCTTTAGGTCTTGATTTCGTACCACTTGCTCACGAACGCTACGACCTTGTCATCCCCAGCGTGTATCTTTCAGATTCAAGAATTATCACCTTACTGGATCTTATCAGGTCTGATGAAGTGAAAAACACTATCAACAATCTGGGTGGATATGAAACCCCGCTGACCGGACAGAAAATGAAACCCGGCATGGGACTGGGTTAG